The window ATGTTACCATTCCAAGTTAACTCGAGCACTCTGCGAGTGAAAGGTGAAACATACCTCTCCGCAGGTATTGACTGAAGGGTAGAGCAGGGAAATAAAAGGgaggatttttaaaaaaataataataataaaaaaaaggcaaaacagagggcagggcaggcaagagctgaaggtgacagaagcaggggcaggaggggctgggCTCTTCATTTGTGGCATTGCTTTCCTCTGCGACATTGATacattggaggaaaaaaaggtggtTACATGTAGCTGACCCCCTTCTTCTCTCTTGAGTCAGAAGTGTTTGTGAAATGTACCAAGTGTAAAGATTTGCTTGCTTGGCCAGTAAGCTCAGTTTTGCTTTGGTAGTCTTTGCCAGttattggggaaaaaagcacattGTTTTCTTAATGCAGTGTCTTTGAAATTCAAAGCCCTGGATACAGGGAGGGAACTGGATCTGTCAGCTGTGAGGAAGCTCTTAGAAGTATTATGCGTCCCAGGAAAGAAGGGTCTCCGCATTCAATTACTTCAGAAGTACTGTATGTCTAAAATGTACCTGTcgtattttttcccctcagagaTCGTTGAAAGGATTCCTTTTTGCTaagctgtattttgaaatagaagaaTATGAACTCGCTAAAAGGTAATAAATGTTCTGGATGTTGTTGTGTTCTTGAACGTGTAATAGGAAAGCTAAATGAAGCAGAGTGGAGAAATCAAGGCCACGGTCACGCTGCTTTAAGGTAGCAGTAAATGGGAGAATTTGGTGCCATTTAAGTCTTCCTACAACAGCAACTTAAAGGATGGGTAGTCATGTGGTGCTGTAAGAACTCGTCTGGCTGGAACGCCTTTTATGCCGTTGTATGACgtttttcttgcagtttctgTGGACTACGGCTTTATTTAATCAAGGCCAGTGCTTTCAGGCAGATATGTAGCATCCGTACACGTAGAGATAATGTTGTTCCTTACTTGAAGGTCTAGATCAAGCACCTAGACCTGAATGTGGCTGGATGTCCTGTGAGGCAGATGAAATTCCCACCTTAGCTGCAGGGCGTGGGGGGACCTGTGTTACAGAGGAATACCGATCCTTctgttctgtcttctttttttatttgctctgtagatatctatctatctatctcaGCGTCCAAGAGAGAGATCCCAAAGCTCACAGGTTTCTGGGACAGATCTATGAAGCTCAGGATAACATAGAAAAAGCTTTTGGGTGTTACAAGGTAAGCACTTCAGTCACCCCTGTGACATCCTGCTCTATGCCTTCGTACAGGGCAAATGCAGTTCTGATCAGGCAGGCGTATAAATGTGAAATTCTCAGTCAAGATGTCACGATTCGGGCGTTGGGGAGGGAGAGGATATGCACAGAGGTCTTGTTGGCAGCACCGTGGAGCGCTCTCGCTCCTTGTGActgacttctgtttttcagaagtctCCATGTGAGGTTAGAGTAGAGATCCTCCTAGTCCAGCTGTCTGAGtagagcagcagctggtggtAGAGGCAGAGGAGCTGGTTGTGGCGTTATTTCTCTTATGGTGCTGTGAATTCCAGCAGTAGTCTGGGTGTTACAAAGCAAGGGTGGCCTTTCAAAAGGGAGGCTTTTCTGAAAGCAGGGAGAGAGTTTCGCTTGGTAGTTGTAATTTGACTTGCTGGGCCTGTTTAGTGGGggacacattttctttcttgttgtaCGTGGACTGCCAGACGAAGTTTCTAGTAACCTTGTTTCTTGTGTGTGCGCGCATGGGGAAAACTAGCGTTCCGTGGAGCTGAATCCAGTGCAGAAAGATCTTGTACTGAAGATGGCGGAGTTGCTGTGCAGTAACGACATCACTGACGGAAGAGCCAAGTACTGGGTTGAGAAAGCTGCCGGGCTCTTCCCTGGGAATCCTGCTGCTTACAGATTGAAGGTAAATTCCAACCTCTGTTCTGTGCCTAGaagaaacttcagtttctttAAGCGATGGGAAAGCCATGTTCACAACAGTATCCAAGAGGTCAAGATGAGCTAGGTCAAGTAATGGCTCTATGATGCGACTGCACTGCTTTCTAGGTTTTTTCATTGGAGTTGAGAACTGTAGAACGTAGGAGATGCTGTTATTCCCAAATACTGTGTAAATGCTTTCAGTCTCACGATCTCGCTTTTGGTGGGTGGGtttttggtgtgttttgttttgttttttttaaacaagctgTTCTGTATCAAGACATGCCATCTTTGAACCAAGTGGTTTGACAGTCTTAATTTTGCATCTAACTTAGCATCTCCGAGATGCAAGCtctgaagtttctttttctcccttctaaaATACTTGTTAAACTCTCTGTAGCGCCCAAGAGCTTTTCAGAGTAGTTTGAGTACTGTAGTCTGTAGTGGCGTTGAGAAAAGTCAGGTGATGTGGTTGCTGAAAAGGCTCTCTTGGAGAAGGCAATTTTAACATGTTGCCTTTGTATTTGATAGGAGCAGTTACTGGAGCGTGAAGGTGAAGATGGATGGAATCAGCTCTTAGATATGATTCAAACAGAACTCTGTGCAAGACCGGACGATATCTACCTTAACATCAGACTGGTTGCTCTCTACCGTTCAAATAATAGACTGAGAGATGCTGTGCTTCACTGTCAGGAGGCGGAGAAGAAAATACCTGTAGACTCAAGCTTGGAGTGGTGTTCATGCGTCGTAAAGACGTTGGAGGTATTTAATCATATTTGGACCCCGTCGTAACCTCCCATATCCTTGAAGCTGGTGTTATTCTCTTAGTATGGTCACAGTGGCAGCTAATTCTCAAGGGACTCAACTCCTTCAAGTGTAACGTCTGCTGAAACCAATGATCTACTTGGGATTTTCTTGAACCTTACGGAGTTGTTTGGTTTCAAGCTTCAGTTCTAAGTTAGGTACAGCAGCTCCGTCAGGGAGGGAGTTGCTCAGGCAAACGGTTCCTGGAACTTTGCTGCTGAAGGGTATGTTAATGTCGCACCTGGGAAACTGGATTACGTAGCAAGGTGTTCTGGAGAAGCTCCTCTCTTCACAGAAGGACGGTGGTTCCTTATTCTCTGATGAACTTGTTTTATTTAGGAATACCTTGAATCAGCACGAGACTTGGAGCCTGATAAAAATAATTGGAGAGCTGTCAAGAAAGATCATCTGCTGGCCTATTCTAGCTTGGTTAAATTGACGCTCGCTTCTAGAGATGTTTGCGAAAGCAGAGGGGCACTTGAAAGGTACTGTTCTAACTTTTCTGTGTTATCAACAAAGGAGAAATTGAATATTGTTTCTGGGTTACAGAACTTGTAGCAGGCATCATTTCCAGTGAGTAGCCATTTTGTGGATGGGAGAGGAGTTCCTCTGTCCTTACCGCAAAGAAAAGATCTTCCTAGGCTTGATCCCCTAGCGATGTGTCTGTCTGAGCTCCAGGCCTCAGAGAAGACTCGGTGATACTCTGTGCCAGTTATCTTCAGCGTGAGGATGTTGTTCTTGACTTCAGCTAGTTTACGTTTCACAGACGCTTGTGGGTCAGCTTTGCCCTGCTCAAGTTAATACAGCACATACTGAAATAACTGAGAATGTTAGGCGTCTAGTCTAAATGGGAGATAGGAAGCCACCTGCATTCTCCTTGAGGGGAGACTGATAGGACCAGCTAATCCGGCTGACTTCAAGCTATGCCGTCTGTGCCGCAGCTGGAATAGTACAGACCAACGTTTGTAGCCAAGTAATTGAAGGCCCGTGTTCCTTTATTTCCGTTACTTTCTCTTTCGTACTGACTTGCATTGATTTCACTTCAATAAACAGAGCTCAGCAGTCGAATGCTCAAATTAGTTCATTCACGGCTAAATAACACTGACCTGAAGCACGTGATAGCTTTTACCGGGACTTTGTTGAAGAGGCATCTTTTCTACTTTCTAGTTTTGATCGCGTGCTTCACTCTGTGAAACCATACGTGAATGGACCTGATGAGCTGTCCCGTACCTTCCTTGAGATGAAAGGACACTTCTACATGCATGCTGGAActttcctgctgaaaatggCCCAGAACAACGAGGCACGATGGAGAGATGCACGTGAACTCGCAGCGCTGTGTTATTTGAAAAGTTTCTATGTAAGTCCCAGTTCAGTTTGTGCCTGTAGGGATTGCGGTTCTGGAACGCTCTCGCTGTACACGCACTGAACGGCTGCCTTCCAAAAGTTAACTCCTGTTTTTAAGGCTGTCTCCTCACCCAGTCTTCCTCTTCCACAGTTCTTGAGAAGATTTCAAGTGGTGTGAAGAAAATAGCTCATCAACTGCTTCACTTGTCAGAAGTAAAATGACTCTTAAAGGCTAATGAGTGTATTCCCTAAAGGCTATTCCCTTTTCTGTAAGGCAGCTAAAATGACTGGTGTTAGGGTGATGGGTatgggagggaggggagtgACCTGAGTAGCTCTCACATACTTAAGGCATGGGCAGCGGTAATTCTTTAATAGAGCTTAACTCTTTGctttatgaaagaaaatcagtctTCCATTTTGCACAGCTGCTTGCATTCCAAACATTACTTTCTCTGATGTGCTCTTAAAACTATTTGCAGTTGTTACGACTGCTCACCTTGTGTCTTTTTCAGGGAAGAAACAAGCCTGTTTCCTGACGTTTAAGACTAAATTAATGTGATGTGATGTGGTTTTTGTTGTGAAGAAGCTGTAACGATTGCCTTCTTTCTTCGCCAGATTCCTAAACCAGAGTCAAAACTAATAGAGGGAGACGCTAGTGGACAAGATATGCTGGAGATGTTGGCCTGTGACCGAAAAAGCCAGTCTGGTAATAAAAGTGAAGAATGATAGATGTTCCGTAGTTCCATTTTAATCTCATGAGTAGTGAATTTCAGAGTCAGTGGCTTGTTAAGGAACACGTTTGGTGTCTTGGAATATGCTATAgaactttctgtgttttggctacgtatgaaaagcaaaacagcagcttGATCCTGGCACGTagtgggctttttctttttatgcgCGGGACGCTAAGATAGAATTTAACTTTTCATGTCTCCTAGTCTGCTGGTTTCTGCCTACTAATATACTATTTGTAAGCATTGCTAGTCCcaagtgtaaaagaaaatattgctcttttcctgtcacttttgtccccttctttcttccaacaggtttgctgctgttttttttctttctttttttttttttttttttttgtgaaaagcTTAGGCAGTCTTCTTCAGTGTACACTATCCTGTGGGCTCGAgatgcaaacaaagaaaacaccagGCCTCAGGCTGAATTGTTCCTGAATAGATGAGACTGACAGCTACTGACAATTGAAGACAGTTGCAGTGCCCTGATACTAAAAATACGTAACACTTCTGGAGAACTGGATTTAAGAATGGCTTGGGACTGCTGTCAGCCCATATGCTAAAACACTGACTTACTTGTAGGGAGAGCCTAGCTTAGAAATTTGTAAATATCGTAAGGGGGAATCTTGATTCCCAGCCTCGAGTAGCAAGGAGTACCCACTGCATCAAATCGCGTTGTCCTTGATTAAGTTGAGTGTCCTTATGTGACATTCCGTTTTTCTAGGTCACATGTTGCTGAACTTAAGCCACGGCAAGGCAGACTTCTTGAAAGAGATTGTGGAATCTTTTGCAAACAAAAGTGGCTTATTTACATTGTTTGAAAGCCTCTTTGGGAGCGGAGCTTCTCGAGAGAGATCTTTCCTCGGCACAGATGATATGGGAGATGTCAGTACACAAGCACCAGCGCAAGGAGAACTGAGTAAATACGATATTGGTAAGAGAGGTTGCTTAAACTCAGCATAATCGTGACTGTGTGTTAGAGGTTCTTGTACAAATGCTTTGTTTGCACCAAAAGACACGTGTCTGTAATAGCTGCTCATCGTTGCCCGTATCGGGGAGTGATTTGCAAGAAGTTTGGCTTTCAGCTGTAGCTGAGAGGCAGTATTGTCATGCCAGGTTCTGAAGAATTTCTCACCTACTTCCCGCTTTCAGGCTGTTGTCTTCTGGTCCGCTCTGATTCACTTCCAGTTGAAGCTGCCTGTGTAGCTTTTTGTGTTTGTACACTAGTAAGTGCTGATAGGAAGGCACGTACTTATTTACGTGTCATCTGTGAATACAGGTTACAAGCACAAAAGGGAAGTAATTCCAGGATGAGTTGTGAACTAGTGAgatctttccatttttaagcTCAACTTGATGATGAAGGCTGGCTTTGAATTTGAGTGTAACAAGAGCAGAATACTGGTAGTCTTCTGCCTGGCTGTTAGTTGTCAAAAGCACGTAGAGTGTTCAGTCTAAAACTACCGATCAGGGTGGGAAGCAATAAGGCTTATGGCCCttcctctttttaaatatatttatattttttatatatcaAATAAAAGTTGGTGCTTCTGTGGCCTCTCTGAAGAAGTTTGTTCATAATGTATTGAAATAGGAAATACAAAAGTTAAAACCTGGTTTGTGCTTACTGCACGTAGGCTAAAGATTTTCCGTGTTAGAGAAGTGTGTGATGTTACGTCCGTTTTTTGCGCTGACAAAAAAGGTGAAGTATTAATCTACTTTGGTTGTGCACTTCTATGAAGTAGGTATTGCTTCTGCAGACGTTAGTTGTATAGAATCAACAGGTGCAGAAATCACTTGAAGAATGCTGCATCTTACTTGAAGATTCTTAGTTCCAGCTTGTTAGATAGGGGCACGCAGGTGGGAGGAGGTTGCTGGAGAAGCCCTTTGATGGGAGAAGCATTCAGAGCTCCTTAGTTCTCTTGTAATGGAAACCCAGCTTTCAGGTACAGGTCTTCCTAACTGGGTCGCAGATCCTCAGCTTCTtaccatttttgtttttccacaggtGCTGTTCGAATGCACTGTGGTAGTCTCCAGCACCTTGTGTGGCTTGGCTTGCAGTGGAATTCTATGTCAGTGTTATTCCCACTGCGTAAATTATTGAAACAGCTTTTTCACTTGCCCCAAGAGACATCAAGACTTGAAACAGATGCTCCCGAATCCATTTGCCTGTTGGACCTTGAAGTAAGTAAACTTTCCAAGCTCTTAAGTGCATTTAAATGCAGTCTTTGTGGTACCTAATGCcttttgttgatttgtttttactAAACCAGGTTTTTTTACTCGGGATGGTGTTCACCTGCAACTTACAATTGCAAGAGAAGTGTACTACTCACGATGGCACACATCAGCCTCCTTTCTTACCGttgctgctgtgcaaacagTACTCTACTGAGAGGCAGAGATCCTGGTGGGATGCTGTTCGTACTCTTACGCAGAAAAAAACAACGTAAGGCTTCTTCAGTTTGGAAATAATACTTGAAACAGCCTTCTAGATGGCTTCTGAATGGATTCCCCTAGGTTGTGTAAAAGTAGATCCTTTGGTTTGACTTCCTTTGAGTGTTAAAGCTCCGTTGCTGTTGGGGCGTGAGATGCTTAAGAACCTTGTACAGCCCGTTTTTACATTTCTAATAGTGTACTTGTAAAGAAGAGCTAGCTTAGGACTAAAACTGCTTGTTATATTCCTCAATCAAATGGCTTGTGAGCAGCTGAAAAAGAGGGACTACTAATTGAGGAATATTTCTTCTGATGTTCAGACTGGACTCGGCACCAAAACTGAAGCTGCTTGTACAGCGTGGCTTAAGTACTCTGCGAGCCCGGGAGAAACACGGCCTTCAGCCTGCCTTAATGATACACTGGGCAAGAAGCCTGCAAAAAGCAGTAAGTTCAGATTGCTTGTAAGTAAGTACCGTCTGTTTTGCTCCGATTTTGCAAACTTCACAGAactaaataactaaataaaatcAGATGAGAATGTAGTATTGAGACCTGCTGCTAATTTTGAGAGGGTGACTAGAGCAACTGCCTTACCTGACGAGTACTCTCTCTGTCACTACTCTCTTAGCAGCACAGGTAGAAGTAACGTTATTTTCTACCTGTGTGTTACTTTCTGTGATGCTATAGGGAGACCTCCTGAAATTCATCACAAGCGTGAGAGGAAAGCTCTTGAAACTTCTCAGGAGAACAACTGcgtcagagaagaaaaagtatggTTAACGTCTTATCTGCATTTTCTGAGATAGTTTAAATTTCTCTTCTTCAACAGGGCATTAGCCTTAACTCCCGTGACCAGAAAGAATACACTAGAAGAAGTGTGTACTACTGGAGGAAAACCTTGCTTAGTTTGAAAACTATCACGAAGCACCAAAGTATTCCAGAACCTACTGATCGTCTCTTCAAACATTTCGGTAGTGTGGACATTCAGGTACAGATTGATTCTTCAGAGATGAGAGGAAGAGGGGTTGTATGTCACAAGCTTACAGATAaattggttgtttgtttgttttttggttggttggttttctgtggtgatgggttttttttgtttgtttttttttttgtcattgtacGACTGAATAGTGGTGTTGCTGTAAGACTGCTAAGGATGAGGTCTGGTGGTATCTTTCTGCTGAGGCTTCCCTAGTTTTAAAACTATCTGATTGGAAGACACTGAACTCCCTTAGTACCAGCTTtcttgaaaagctgttttcctgTGATACAGGAGAACTGGTACCGTTATTCACCTCCTCCTATCTGATTACTTCCTCGGTGTTTACAGTCACTGGCTGTTCCAAGTATCCCCATGTATGTTACGTGTGGTTTGTCTTTTGCTTTGGTCGCAGGTCTTTGAGGTGGCAGCCTATGAAGAAGAGGCACATGTGGCGATTGCAATGTTGGATGCAGTTGAAGGCAAAACTGACGATGCTTTGTTGTCCTTTGAAGCTATTAAGAACGTGGTTGCATACTGGAATCTTGCCGTAGTAAGTTTATAAATTGCATtacttcaaaatgcttttctttcacttgcatTCTGACCGATTCTTATTAATCTGTGTACTGTTGCTTAGCTTTGCcaaagaaaggcagaggagCTTGAGAAGGATGATATGTTGccagaagaacaagaagaacGCAAAACCtatcttctgaaaagaaagcattacttGATGAAGATCATTGATGAAAGCTCCTCTGATCCGTCAGTAGCTGACAAAGTAAGTAATTCCTGCTCAGCAGCTTGTTTGGAGAGATGGTGTGGTTTAGCTTACTGTGGCAGATTGGAACAGTTTGCTTTCAAGTCTGACTTTCTCAAGCTGACTTTGCTTGGTGGCCAGTTAAACTTTCTGTGTTCCCTAAGACGCACAACTTGCTTCTGTGAAGGTATCGggttctgaaatgtttttgacTCTCTGTAGATGAGAGCTTTTGTGTAAACAAATAACATTTGCTCGCTGTCGTCTTAGTGAGGTTGACAGTTTCCAAAGAGTTAATGCTTGTGTGCGTTGCCCTCTTACGTTAATTTTAACAGACGTGGGGCTTTCCTGggggaaaagcaacaaaaaaaccacctaggatttctgtgaagaaagcCCTGTGAGCTGTTCAGCCGTAGATCAGAACACAGTCTCTTGCTCTGAGGAAGAATTGCAGTCATGACTTGCTTTTCAAATGGGTTTCTAGCTGCCGGTATCTGTTAAAACTGTAACGGAGATGCTGAACGCAGTGATCCAGGAGCTTGGAGAGAATGAGGAGAAGCAAAGTCTTGCCTCCAGAAATATCGCACAAGCTGCACACCTGGAAGTAAAATATTCAGTTCCATCACCTAAGAAGTTACCTTTCTCACCAACTAATACCTACGAGGTATGCTAGCCAGTTACTCCTTTGGGGAAGCGTTATGTTTGTATGCAAACTCCATGTTCAAtaaggttgtttgtttgtttgtttctccagtTTTCCTCTAAGACTCTCCTCCAGTGGGCCGAAGATCAGAAGTCCTTACTTCTAAAGCTGTGTCAGCAAGTGGAAGCTTTAAAGATAAACAACTTTTGTCTCTACATTCAGTGCAGAACAGGTGATCTTTTTGTTGTGGTGAGTACACTGTGACCCTAGCATTGAACTAAGCTTCACTTAGTGAACTACCACTTAACTCAGTGAAGGTAACTGCTGTAAACATGTGCTTAACTGGAGTGCAAGAGTAATGCTGAGTTGCCTACAAACCCTGATTTGGTACTCAGTTATAGGAGGTAATCTTTCTGAGGATTGAGTGTGCAGgaagttctgctttcttcagcttAGCTATTGTCCTCTTGGTTctgggttttttctttctagcttcAGGGAACAGACTCAGCTTTGTACAGCATGGGCAGATCGTGGATTATTGCAGCAGTTAAcccttgtttttttgttgttttttttttttcctctgactttgAACGTGCTTTTAAGTAGGGACGAAGTGTAGGGATCGTTCCTTAGGTTTTCTTCAAATATCTGTGGTAATACGTTTACATTCTCTTAATTGAAATGCTATCTCTAATAGAATGAAATGCGAGAAATGAACCGTAGTAGATCCAGTGCAAGTGTGTCATCTCATCAGTGGCCTGCTGAAAGCTTTGGAACTGATACTATGTCAGATGGCTGTGAGAGAGCACGAGATCTTCACGAAGCTCCTTTAACACCTAAGTCGCTGCTGACTCCAAGCACTGGAACTGCTGAAGAGACGACAAATCAAGATATCAAGGAGACTTGCGGGCCCGCATCAGGGATGTTGAACTCCGTATTTCCGTTCTCAAAAGACAGTGTGACCCACGCATCCGATACTAGCGGCAGTTTTACATCACCTGCCTTTACCACTTCTTCATGTGGAAAGGAAGCCGTACCAACCTATTCCTCTGGTGGGTTTGGGCAGTCTTCCTTGAAGAAGAATCAGTGGGAGTGTCAAGTATGTTTAGTTCAGAACGAATCAACTGCAAGGAACTGTGCCTCTTGCCAAAGCCCAAATCCAGATACGTGGGAAACACGTGGCGTCCGAGTAACTGAATCTGCTGCAAGTTTGAAAGCCAATGGTAGTGCCGCACAGGAAAAATTTGGATCCGCCTTTGCTGAAAAGGAAAGTCAGGGGGACGGTAAGATCTGTTTAGTAAGAAATGAACCCACAGCCCGAAGAGGTGTTGCCTGGCAGAATCCAAGCAAAACTAATTCAGAAGCATCTCCTCAGCAATTCTCCTTTAAACTTGAAGGGAAGACGCCAGCGTTTACATCTCAGAATCCTGCAGATGCTGAAGTGAAGCCTGCCGAGGAAGGATGTAACTTTTCAGCGTTGATGCCTCCGAGTGCATTTAAATGTGGCCTACAGGAATCCAATAAAAATACCGCTAAGAAAGATGGTCCACCCAAAGAGTGTACAACAGACTTGAGAAACGTGgatgaaaaggacaaaaatgaaCTGCCTTCAAGTAGTGGAGCTAGACTCCAATCTCAAGAAACAGCAGGCAAGGGCAAAGACGAGTTTACTTTTGGCCAAAACAGCCATAGCGCTGTTACTTTTGCTGATCCTGCAAAAGGTACACCCGGTGAAGGCTCTCAGTTTGGCAGAACAGACCCTAACTTTGAAGGCTTTTCAGGTGCTCCGGATGCCACTGTAGAAGCTTTACAGGTATCGAGCACCTGTGACACTCCAACAACAACGGTGATTTCTCCTCCAAAGTTTGTATTTGGATCTGAACCTGTCACGAGCATTTTCAATAACGAAACGTCAAAGACGTTCGCATTGGGAAATACTTCAGCCCCCGGTTCCTTCTTTGGATTCAACTTCGGTCTTCCAAGGAAAAGCATAGACAGTCCTTCATCAGCTCAGAAAACAGTGCGGGAAAAGGCAAGagtagaaaaaaacagaaaaaaccagaaaaaaccaccaaaaagcTGTAGCGCACatcagcacagcaaggcaacCAGCATGGCTCCTGCTGCCCAAGATGGGCCCTCCGACTTCTCATTTAAAACTCTGGAACAAGGTGAGTGTTAATTGAACTAGGAATTTATTCAAGTGTGCAACTCATGAGTCAGTCGTTTATTAATGCTGGTCACTGTATTGCTTCTTCTGTCTTAATACTATGAAGTTTCTTTCAGTTGTAATGCACGTTTGTGAATCTTCAAACTGTAGACATTCAGCTGGGGTGAATAAGAAGTTGTAGGTATTTCCACATAGAAATACGAAGGGGCCTTCTGCAGGATTCAGTGTTGCTCTGTAGTGAGAAAGAGAATTGCCGGTAGGGTAGGGCACAGAATAGCACCAGGTCTGAATATGCAGGCAAGGAAAGGATCTGACAGAGCATGGGTGTGGACCGCATGCGATTTTGCAGACAGGGAAGGGAAAGTAGAGCTGCTAGCAGTGCGGTTCAAACTGCAGGATGTTGCAGGCTCGTTTAAGCAAACTTGTGATGAAGCAAAGCAAGTCCATGAGCAGGGCACCTTGACAACTCCTCACGTTTCTCGTACGAATATAGCCAGTGCATCTCCTCGTGCTAAGAACGCTGTGGCTGCACTGCAAGCAACTACCAGGGAAACACCTGACCTAAGCCGCGGTGATAAAGCCTGTGGGGCCACCGTGAAAGCTCTCGCCTCTGAATCACCAACAAAATCAGTGGTTTCTCCTCCAAAGTTTGTGTTTCAATCCGAGTCCGTAAAGAGCGTTTTCAGCAATGAGAAGACATTCCCATTTGGGAATActgcagcccccggctcccTGTTTGGAGCCAGCTTCAACCCTGCAATAAAGAGCTCAGACGGCATTTCATCACGGcggaaagcagaggagaaacacCTGGGAGTAGCGGAACCACCCAAAAGCAGGAGTGCGCGTCAGGACAGCAAGGCAGCCAACATGGCTCCTGCAGCACGAGGTGGGCCCTCCAACTTCTCCTTCAAAATTCCGGAACAAGGTGAGTGTTAATTGATGTAGGAATTTATTCAAGTGCGCAACTCATGTGTATTGTCAGTCATTTATCATGTATTGTCACATATTGTCGTATATATCACATATTGTCAGTTATTATATCACGTCAGTCGTTTAGGAATGCTGGTCATTGTATTGCTTCTTCTGTCTTAATACTATGGAGTTTCTGTCAGTTGTAATGCACGTCTGTGAATCTTCAAATTGTAGACTTTCAACTGGAGTGAATATGAAGTTGTAGGTATTTGCACATAGAAATACGAAGGGGCCTTCTGCAGGATTCAGTGTTGCTCTGTAGTGAGAAAGAGAATTGCTGGTAGGGTTTTGGGATTTGGATGCGGCATTGTTAAAAATGTCAGTGTCAAGTGCTGAAAGTGTATTTTTGGGGTTGAACTGgtagtgtgtgtgtgcaggccTCGCTCTGCCTGGTAAACGACGAGAACagcacttgttttgttttataccGGTACGTAAGTAGGAATGGAAGGAAAGCTTACTTGCTGCTGTGTCAAGTTGTTAAAGTATGTGCACAAGTCTTCTGTGCTTGACCAGGCTTGTGAGGGCTTAACAAATTTAGACTTCTCTGTCTTTGGAAGATCCGCGAGAACTCATACTTGTTTCCTGTGTTTAAGATGAAGACTATGAAACAGCAGCTAAGAAACATCACGGCAGACTGTATCCCAGcgatgaaaaggaaagaaggcaaTGGCAAGGTATGtctgaaaacacagctgttaaTTTCTTAGAACACAGCAGT of the Gallus gallus isolate bGalGal1 chromosome 1, bGalGal1.mat.broiler.GRCg7b, whole genome shotgun sequence genome contains:
- the LOC107055605 gene encoding E3 SUMO-protein ligase RanBP2-like, which gives rise to MMRRTKPEVERYVASVQAAASSPRERSLKGFLFAKLYFEIEEYELAKRYLSIYLSVQERDPKAHRFLGQIYEAQDNIEKAFGCYKRSVELNPVQKDLVLKMAELLCSNDITDGRAKYWVEKAAGLFPGNPAAYRLKEQLLEREGEDGWNQLLDMIQTELCARPDDIYLNIRLVALYRSNNRLRDAVLHCQEAEKKIPVDSSLEWCSCVVKTLEEYLESARDLEPDKNNWRAVKKDHLLAYSSLVKLTLASRDVCESRGALESFDRVLHSVKPYVNGPDELSRTFLEMKGHFYMHAGTFLLKMAQNNEARWRDARELAALCYLKSFYIPKPESKLIEGDASGQDMLEMLACDRKSQSGHMLLNLSHGKADFLKEIVESFANKSGLFTLFESLFGSGASRERSFLGTDDMGDVSTQAPAQGELSKYDIGAVRMHCGSLQHLVWLGLQWNSMSVLFPLRKLLKQLFHLPQETSRLETDAPESICLLDLEVFLLGMVFTCNLQLQEKCTTHDGTHQPPFLPLLLCKQYSTERQRSWWDAVRTLTQKKTTLDSAPKLKLLVQRGLSTLRAREKHGLQPALMIHWARSLQKAGISLNSRDQKEYTRRSVYYWRKTLLSLKTITKHQSIPEPTDRLFKHFGSVDIQVFEVAAYEEEAHVAIAMLDAVEGKTDDALLSFEAIKNVVAYWNLAVLCQRKAEELEKDDMLPEEQEERKTYLLKRKHYLMKIIDESSSDPSVADKLPVSVKTVTEMLNAVIQELGENEEKQSLASRNIAQAAHLEVKYSVPSPKKLPFSPTNTYEFSSKTLLQWAEDQKSLLLKLCQQVEALKNEMREMNRSRSSASVSSHQWPAESFGTDTMSDGCERARDLHEAPLTPKSLLTPSTGTAEETTNQDIKETCGPASGMLNSVFPFSKDSVTHASDTSGSFTSPAFTTSSCGKEAVPTYSSGGFGQSSLKKNQWECQVCLVQNESTARNCASCQSPNPDTWETRGVRVTESAASLKANGSAAQEKFGSAFAEKESQGDGKICLVRNEPTARRGVAWQNPSKTNSEASPQQFSFKLEGKTPAFTSQNPADAEVKPAEEGCNFSALMPPSAFKCGLQESNKNTAKKDGPPKECTTDLRNVDEKDKNELPSSSGARLQSQETAGKGKDEFTFGQNSHSAVTFADPAKGTPGEGSQFGRTDPNFEGFSGAPDATVEALQVSSTCDTPTTTVISPPKFVFGSEPVTSIFNNETSKTFALGNTSAPGSFFGFNFGLPRKSIDSPSSAQKTVREKARVEKNRKNQKKPPKSCSAHQHSKATSMAPAAQDGPSDFSFKTLEQASASPRAKNAVAALQATTRETPDLSRGDKACGATVKALASESPTKSVVSPPKFVFQSESVKSVFSNEKTFPFGNTAAPGSLFGASFNPAIKSSDGISSRRKAEEKHLGVAEPPKSRSARQDSKAANMAPAARGGPSNFSFKIPEQDEDYETAAKKHHGRLYPSDEKERRQWQASASPRAKNAVAALQATTRETPDLSRGDKACGATVKALASESPTKSVVSPPKFVFQSESVKSVFSNEKTFPFGNTAAPGSLFGASFNPAIKSSDGISSRRKAEEKHLGVAEPPKSRSARQDSKAANMAPAARGGPSNFSFKIPEQDISAVLAITGKKPEAWERTFARSAMLLLTNNLSFSKLILIALIASTVQTAGRNLLLMLVS